A stretch of Castanea sativa cultivar Marrone di Chiusa Pesio chromosome 2, ASM4071231v1 DNA encodes these proteins:
- the LOC142625160 gene encoding uncharacterized protein LOC142625160, whose amino-acid sequence MDAMSRALRRAARSPFSDEIERAQMPRHFTRPPFISYNGKADPVEHVSHYIQMMSLYSQNEVLMCKVFPSSFRPTALRWLNGLRKGSIHNFDELIQEFGARFMTCNRVPQLVNALLSMKIRAGETLRNYANRYWELYNEISGGNEKVVASTFRLGFPQDSKLRDSLTIRPPENMH is encoded by the coding sequence ATGGATGCCATGAGTCGAGCCTTGCGTAGAGCAGCCCGCTCACCGTTCTCTGACGAGATTGAGCGTGCACAAATGCCACGGCATTTCACCCGACCACCTTTCATCTCGTACAATGGAAAGGCTGACCCTGTTGAGCACGTTAGTCATTATATCCAGATGATGTCATTGTATAGTCAAAATGAAGTGCTTATGTGCAAGGTGTTCCCTTCCAGTTTTAGGCCTACTGCCTTAAGATGGTTAAACGGGTTACGAAAGGGTTCAATACACAATTTCGATGAGTTGATTCAAGAATTTGGAGCTAGATTTATGACCTGCAATAGAGTACCACAGCTTGTAAACGCACTGCTGTCCATGAAGATAAGGGCTGGGGAAACCCTCCGAAATTATGCTAATCGTTATTGGGAGTTGTACAATGAGATCAGTGGTGGCAATGAGAAGGTGGTTGCCAGTACCTTTAGACTGGGGTTCCCACAGGATTCGAAATTGAGGGATTCATTGACTATAAGGCCTCCCGAGAATATGCATTAG
- the LOC142626085 gene encoding fanconi-associated nuclease 1 homolog, translating into MLKGRESMVRLVGKRRRFLPNRETLLSASDELELVSCPVCALKISAQHHAINSHLDTCLSESETRPGTKRKLSQRTLLDSNFFFLSKKSNEIHQSQLTNKYNDDCCGHTHTHTHTHTHIINHEYDITPSPSNNNVDVTTMENVSGVTLQTFIVGRRFFSHENELHVGANISLLPDPHNVKDPNAIKVLSADSGSCKSKVLGFLPRELAQYLSPLMEKYCLSFEGYVTSVPKNPFDFVPIQIVCHKMILHGEKEFEDVEAFKCLWKYAIHVVESTKNCPPGITKYQQNFCLVIHEVIRSNPHLFTDEEKKFMESFTSLSNDSQRLFVRLYTRKGPWFRISTISYSEVLDPQEAVKGLSAMGYLCLFEDKDKLHDNDIKEILNLLTVSELHDILCKLKKNCNHGRRKSDLLESLLPSFVGGLCPHLTSLVLDKTGTCISISSKAESLIWRAERLFFLNGEQNLSTFLLVDFGIVKYPTYDCIISEKIFPGQDDLLAYEEAIEVAQLMDEALDGNNIELVLRCIKIADSRISSSSMKTMESTTSELVATFYSSFSALWVYSKVVLLGVSFLERERRYNDAINLLKRLLNCFTCDGRRGYWTLRLSINLEHTGYPNESLTAAEDGLQDPWVRAGSRMALQRRILRLGKPPRRWKTPSFAASFKRKITEVHLQGRPLNCEMGMKNRFYGEDGEQCGVEQLALQYYAGEGRGWQGVHTESGIWLTIFGLLMWDIIFSNVPNVFRTRFQTAPLDMETDSFYLVRKSCIESHLQKIHDGMGEEILVTSWESHVGTACRGVNWDRHSLTELRAAVTCIGGPCLASLCRHLAQDYRSWSSGMPDLLLWRFHGEYRGEAKLVEVKGPRDRLSEQQRAWLLLLMDCGFNTEVCKVSPVPMSA; encoded by the exons atgttgaAGGGAAGAGAGAGCATGGTCCGATTAGTTGGCAAACGGCGGCGGTTCCTTCCCAATCGTGAAACTCTGTTGTCTGCTTCCGATGAATTAGAATTGGTAAGCTGTCCTGTTTGTGCCCTCAAAATTAGTGCCCAGCACCATGCCATCAACTCTCATCTCG ATACATGTTTGTCTGAAAGTGAAACCCGACCTGGAACCAAACGGAAATTGAGTCAGCGTACCCTTCTTGACTcaaacttcttcttcttgtctaAGAAGTCTAATGAGATTCATCAGTCACAGTTAACAAACAAATACAATGATGATTGTTGTggccacacccacacccacacccacacccacacccacatcATCAATCATGAGTATGACATCACCCCATCCCCATCCAACAATAATGTTGATGTAACAACTATGGAAAACGTATCTGGGGTTACTCTTCAAACCTTTATCGTTGGTCGTAGGTTTTTTAGTCATGAAAATGAATTACATGTTGGGGCAAACATTTCTCTTCTACCAGACCCTCATAATGTTAAGGATCCCAATGCTATCAAG GTTCTTTCTGCAGATTCTGGATCCTGTAAATCTAAAGTGCTTGGTTTTCTCCCTCGTGAATTAGCTCAATATTTGTCCCCTTTAATGGAGAAGTACTGCCTAAGCTTTGAg GGGTATGTGACTTCTGTTCCAAAGAATCCTTTTGATTTTGTTCCCATTCAGATAGTGTGTCACAAGATGATATTGCATGGTGAAAAAGAATTTGAAGATGTAGAGGCTTTTAAATGTTTGTGGAAATATGCTATTCATGTGGTTGAATCCACAAAAAATTGTCCACCCGGCATCACAAAATATCAGCAAAACTTTTGCCTAGTCATTCATGAAGTTATAAGAAGTAATCCTCACCTATTTacagatgaagaaaaaaaattcatgg AATCATTTACTTCACTCTCAAATGATAGTCAGCGGCTTTTTGTTCGGCTCTATACACGAAAAG GGCCATGGTTTCGAATATCTACTATTTCCTATTCAGAAGTATTGGATCCTCAAGAAGCAGTCAAGGGTCTCTCTG CAATGGGTTATCTATGTTTATTTGAAGATAAAGATAAACTACATGACAATGACATTAAGGAGATATTGAATTTGCTCACTGTTTCTGAGCTACATGATATTTTGTGCAAGCTTAAGAAG AACTGTAATCATGGTAGAAGAAAGTCGGATCTTCTTGAATCTCTTCTCCCTTCATTTGTAGGTGGATTATG TCCACACCTAACAAGTTTGGTTCTGGATAAAACTGGTACTTGCATTAGCATATCTTCAAAAGCTGAATCCCTTATCTGGCGTGCTGAG AGGCTATTCTTCCTGAATGGAGAGCAGAATCTATCAACATTCCTACTAGTTGATTTCGGAATAGTCAAGTATCCAACTTATGACTGCATAATCTCAGAAAAAATTTTCCCAGGTCAAGATGACCTGCTTGCTTATGAAGAG GCCATTGAAGTTGCACAACTAATGGATGAAGCTCTTGATGGAAACAACATTGAATTGGTGTTAAGATGCATAAAGATAGCTGACTCCCGTATATCAAGCTCTTCTATGAAAACAATGGAATCCACAACCTCTGAATTAGTGGCTacattttattcatcattttcaGCATTGTGGGTCTACTCAAAAGTGGTCTTGTTAGGAGTTTCCTTTCTTGAGCGGGAGCGCAG gTATAATGATGCTATAAATTTGCTGAAGCGGTTGCTAAATTGTTTTACTTGTGATGGAAGAAGAGGATATTGGACCCTAAGGTTGTCAATCAATTTGGAGCACACTGGGTATCCCAATGAGAGCCTTACAGCTGCTGAAGATGGATTACAGGATCCATGGGTGCGTGCTGGTTCAAGGATGGCACTGCAAAGGCGAATCCTTCGATtaggaaaacctccaaggcgcTGGAAAACTCCTAGTTTTGCAGCATCTTTTAAGAGGAAGATCACAGAG GTTCATCTTCAAGGGAGACCTTTGAATTGTGAAATGGGCATGAAGAATAGGTTTTATGGAGAAGATGGGGAGCAGTGTGGAGTTGAGCAGCTTGCCCTGCAGTACTATGCTGGAGAAGGACGTGGGTGGCAGGGTGTTCATACAGAGAGTGGCATTTGGTTGACTATTTTTGGGCTGTTGATGTGGGACATTATATTTTCTAATGTACCAAATGTATTCCGTACCAGATTTCAG ACTGCCCCCTTGGATATGGAGACTGACAGCTTTTATCTGGTGAGGAAGAGCTGTATAGAATCTCACCTACAGAAAATTCATGATGGCATGGGTGAGGAGATCCTCGTCACGTCATGGGAATCCCATGTAGGAACAGCTTGTAGGGGAGTTAATTGGGACCGGCATTCCCTCACCGAACTTCGGGCAGCTGTTACATGCATTGGTGGCCCTTGTTTGGCCTCACTCTGCCGCCATCTTGCACAAGATTACCGAAGCTGGTCCAGCGGAATGCCAGATTTGTTGCTGTGGCGCTTTCATGGGGAGTACAGAGGTGAAGCCAAGCTTGTTGAAGTGAAAGGCCCTAGGGATCGGCTCTCTGAACAGCAGCGAGCATGGCTACTTCTTCTGATGGATTGTGGGTTTAATACAGAGGTTTGTAAGGTGAGCCCTGTGCCGATGTCTGCATGA